In Clostridium thermosuccinogenes, the genomic stretch CCCTGTCCCAGTCCGGAGGCCCTTGTTTTTTTGATCTTTCCTTTATTTCCGGGTAGAGATCTTTTCCGTCCCTGGTTATCTCCAGGAGCCATGCCTGATGGTTAATTCCGGCTATCTTCCACTGTACCCTCTCGTCATATTCCATGCCAACTCCATTGAGAAGGGTTGAAGCGCAGACCTGAACGCTGTGGCACAAGCCTACGGTTTTTATACCTGTAGCCCTGAGCATGGCGCCGGTGAGCATGGCCATAGGATTTGTATAATTGAGGAACCATGCATCCGGGCAGACCTCCTCCATATCTCTGGCAAAATCCAGCATTACAGGTATGGTTCTCAAAGCCCTGAATATGCCCCCAATTCCGAGGGTATCGGCTATAGTCTGACGAAGCCCGTACTTCTTTGGTATTTCAAAATCTGTAACAGTACAGGGCTCATATCCCCCTACCTGTATTGCATTGACCACATAATCCGCGCCTTCAAGAGCTTTCCTCCTGTCGGTATATGCGGTTATTTTTGCGTATCCGCCGGTGTTTTTATTGATGTTATTCAGCATGTTTTCGGAATCTTTAAGCCTCTGAAGATCAATATCATATAATGCGATGTGGGAATCCCGCAACGCAGGTGTCAGCATGCAGTCTCCGAGGACATTTTTTGCAAACACGGTGCTTCCTGCACCCATAAAAGTTATCTTTGGCATAGGTTTCTCCTCCAGAAAATTTGATTTATAGCACCAACACAGTGTTTTATATACAGTTTGGTTAATCTGGTAAATAATGTATTCTAATCCGTATCAACAACAGATCTGCCAAGCCTGATTTAATATCAGCTGGCAGATCCGGCAATTCACAAAGGAATCAAAAATGCTTAAATCCTACAGCTTAAACTGTGGCAGCCATTCCTTGTTGGCTTCAAACATCTCGTCCACCATGGATTTTATCTCTGCCAGGCTTAATACCGAAGATGTCAGCGGATCGAAACAGATGGCATGGAATATCTTTCTGGGATCTCCGGTGAGAGCGCCTTCCACAGCCAGTTCCTCACATCTGGCACTGGTATTTACCAAAACTGCCAGATGATCCGGCAGCGGTCCCACATGCATCGGGCTCAGGCCGCGTTTAGAAGCAAGAACAGGCACCTCTACGCAGCAACCCTCCGGAAGATTGTCGATGAGCCCGAAATTGCGTACATTGCCATTGAACTCATACATTGTGCCGTCCCCTATGGTTGCATTGAATATATAAGCGGCATACTCATGCCCTCTCTCAAGGTCCACATTGTCGTCAGCGAGCCATGCCTTTATTTCATCCTTCCATGTATCTTCCCTCTTCAGGTACTCATTGAGTATGTAGGCATAATGCCCCGGATTCCAACCGGTACCGTGGGTACAGTATTTTTCTATGAGATCAGGTCTTTTCCTGAACCATGCGTTATACTCGGAATTATGCCCGCTTGATTCTGTGACATAGTAATCCAGGTGCAGGAACATTTCATTTCTGACCTGCTCCTCGTTGTATATCTCAGGTCTTTTAATAGCTTCACGGATTAACGGGTAGGCATCCTTTCCGTTCCACTTATACTCGAGATAGAACGCCTGATGATTTATTCCGGCGCATAAATAGGTTATCTCATCCATCGGTGCTCCAATCCATCTGGCCAGCATCTCTGCTGTTCCCTGAACGCTGTGACAGAGACCTGTGACCTTAACCTTGCTTTCGCTCTGCATAGCCCTGCAAAGCATTGCCATAGGATTGGTGTAATTTAAGAATATCGCATCAGGACAATATTTTTCTATATCCTTGCAAATAGCCAGCATTTCAGGCACAGTCCTCAGGAACCTGAAAATTCCCGCCGGTCCCCGGGTGTCCCCCACATTGATATCCACACCATA encodes the following:
- a CDS encoding alpha-glucosidase/alpha-galactosidase; this translates as MPKITFMGAGSTVFAKNVLGDCMLTPALRDSHIALYDIDLQRLKDSENMLNNINKNTGGYAKITAYTDRRKALEGADYVVNAIQVGGYEPCTVTDFEIPKKYGLRQTIADTLGIGGIFRALRTIPVMLDFARDMEEVCPDAWFLNYTNPMAMLTGAMLRATGIKTVGLCHSVQVCASTLLNGVGMEYDERVQWKIAGINHQAWLLEITRDGKDLYPEIKERSKKQGPPDWDRVRHEIMHTFGYYVTESSEHNAEYMPYFIKSKYPELIERYNIPLDEYPRRCINQIEGWKKMREELVNNRDLSHERTHEYASYIMEAMETNKPYKIGGNVLNNGLITNLPKEACVEVPCLVDASGVTPTFVGDLPEQCAALNRTNINVQLLTIQAALTQKKEYIYHAAMLDPHTSSELSLDDIKALCDDLIEAHGDWLPKFK
- the melA gene encoding alpha-galactosidase encodes the protein MKKIAFIGAGSFGFTRSLVRDILSFPALADSTIALMDIDPERLSYIKEAVDKIVAAGKYPAKVIATTNRAEALEGADGVVCTILAGGVKIWRNDIEIPKKYGVDINVGDTRGPAGIFRFLRTVPEMLAICKDIEKYCPDAIFLNYTNPMAMLCRAMQSESKVKVTGLCHSVQGTAEMLARWIGAPMDEITYLCAGINHQAFYLEYKWNGKDAYPLIREAIKRPEIYNEEQVRNEMFLHLDYYVTESSGHNSEYNAWFRKRPDLIEKYCTHGTGWNPGHYAYILNEYLKREDTWKDEIKAWLADDNVDLERGHEYAAYIFNATIGDGTMYEFNGNVRNFGLIDNLPEGCCVEVPVLASKRGLSPMHVGPLPDHLAVLVNTSARCEELAVEGALTGDPRKIFHAICFDPLTSSVLSLAEIKSMVDEMFEANKEWLPQFKL